Proteins from a single region of Alloscardovia omnicolens:
- a CDS encoding DUF6020 family protein yields MKSKTNLTPWNVIVNIAFSITATILFVLSASVRFYMHGATNLLWIGLLAITFTVFVFLTFALPKLIKYVKRVCGAWINSDKPLFRKITFLYDYIFSGTHGIWIAFILTVLSFLPTLFAFYPGVFGNDGSVEIIQVFDPHQTLTAHHPLTHIAMLVCAFVIGQSVFGSYTAGLLLYSIAQILIMSIGITYLLNWLHQHGAPRLMRVFAAFFIIVNPVTQILAINTTKDTVFAVLFLITSLQLFDLLSIPEHKLKYSRYLAFFCVAVGMSLFRKQGYYLLALVMISTLILLVKKWKVTFLLFITVLVSWFLMGPFITMMHIPQGDAREMYSVPIQQISRVWVADATHEITLNNRDKKMIESLIPAENLSTFNSANVDYVKYHFDTQRFNAHKKEYLKLYIRLAERYPKYYIAAWADLASTYWDLLQDGQFRQLIFVNTYTDNVANFTPVSYASYLPRYRAILEKGASTAKTVVGNQALPIWILLCLVAVSLYKRDKTLIIVSLFFMAQFGILLLGPAALVRYAFPLMLCVPLMLYLCIWNVELGNCKSSELTTSYK; encoded by the coding sequence ATGAAGTCTAAAACGAATTTAACACCTTGGAATGTGATAGTTAATATAGCTTTTTCTATCACTGCTACAATATTGTTTGTATTATCTGCCAGTGTTCGTTTTTATATGCATGGTGCCACAAATCTTCTATGGATTGGTTTACTTGCTATAACTTTTACAGTATTTGTATTTCTTACTTTTGCCCTGCCGAAACTGATTAAATACGTAAAAAGAGTATGTGGGGCATGGATCAACTCTGATAAGCCGTTATTTAGAAAGATTACTTTTCTCTACGATTATATTTTTAGCGGTACACATGGTATATGGATAGCTTTTATCTTAACGGTTTTGAGCTTTTTACCAACATTATTTGCTTTTTATCCTGGAGTATTTGGCAACGATGGTTCAGTGGAGATCATTCAGGTTTTCGATCCTCACCAGACTCTTACAGCCCACCATCCTCTTACTCATATAGCAATGCTTGTATGTGCTTTTGTTATAGGCCAGAGTGTTTTTGGATCGTATACGGCCGGATTGTTGCTGTACAGTATTGCGCAAATACTAATCATGAGTATTGGCATTACGTATCTTCTTAATTGGCTTCATCAGCATGGTGCTCCACGACTCATGCGTGTTTTTGCTGCATTTTTTATCATTGTTAATCCTGTAACACAAATTCTTGCCATTAATACCACAAAAGATACGGTTTTTGCGGTTCTTTTTTTAATAACTTCTTTGCAACTTTTCGATCTATTATCGATACCAGAGCATAAATTAAAATACTCACGATACTTAGCATTTTTCTGTGTGGCTGTAGGTATGAGTCTTTTTCGTAAGCAAGGATATTATCTATTAGCTTTGGTCATGATAAGCACGCTTATTTTGTTAGTTAAGAAGTGGAAAGTAACTTTTCTTCTTTTTATAACAGTGCTGGTGAGCTGGTTTCTAATGGGACCTTTTATTACTATGATGCATATTCCACAAGGAGATGCTCGCGAAATGTACAGTGTTCCTATTCAACAGATTTCACGAGTTTGGGTAGCAGATGCAACTCATGAAATTACGCTTAATAATCGAGATAAAAAGATGATTGAGAGCCTAATTCCAGCAGAAAATCTGAGTACTTTTAATTCTGCGAATGTGGACTATGTAAAATATCATTTCGACACTCAACGTTTTAATGCGCATAAAAAGGAATACTTAAAGCTATATATACGACTAGCCGAACGCTATCCGAAGTACTATATTGCGGCGTGGGCAGATTTGGCTTCTACGTATTGGGATTTGCTACAAGATGGACAGTTTCGACAACTTATTTTTGTTAATACATATACTGATAACGTTGCAAACTTTACACCCGTATCCTATGCTTCTTACTTACCACGTTATCGAGCGATACTGGAAAAAGGAGCCAGCACAGCTAAAACTGTAGTAGGTAATCAGGCTTTGCCTATCTGGATATTGCTGTGCCTAGTAGCAGTGTCGTTGTATAAGAGAGATAAGACACTGATAATTGTTTCGCTATTCTTTATGGCGCAATTTGGAATATTGTTACTTGGGCCTGCAGCACTTGTCAGATATGCTTTTCCACTCATGCTGTGTGTTCCGTTAATGTTATACTTATGCATTTGGAATGTAGAGTTAGGAAACTGTAAGTCATCTGAGTTGACTACTTCGTATAAGTAG
- a CDS encoding rhamnan synthesis F family protein: MLLPQSDGVNRLGIFFFYDGQGVVDDYVSTLLAGFQPFFSDLTVVVNGKLNAEGRSKFRQFTDKIIVRENKGLDVWAYKTALDSYGWDQLADFDEIVLFNATIMGPVYPFEEMFSAMGNKDLDFWGITKFHKVDGDPFGYSPFGYLPEHIQSHFHAYRKSLHTSEAFKTYWDNLPEIKDYTQSVGMHESLFTKRFADLGFRWDVYVDTSDMEGFSYGPVTFAAKELVEKKRMPIFKRRSFFHHYADTMTQSVGTAALDLFEFLRDYTDFDTDLIWQNALRTMNMADLQKNLHLDFVLPDQLSAPLPEGKKYALVMHLYYPDLIDQTLSYAYAMPEGSDLILTVGSQELIDLLAEKTKGMPYNVDIRRIENRGRDVSAFLVGGGKDLMGYDYVAFMHDKKVTQLAPRSKGDGFRVKCFENMLASKAYVSQVIHLFESNPRLGMAMPTGPNHAEYFPGFTFNWGPNFEGTKKFIEETLSLQVPLDETKEVVAPLGTMFWFRPQALHGLLDRDWEYKDFPPEPNGIDGTLLHFIERAYGYVPQANGFFTAYIFSQRFARVEMTNLEYEVRELTRAISSPWIRPDLQQTTQAVYGGKSFLGHLRTLVVLNLKRIVKAIPGLRSIAYLLYKKMKRKNGR, from the coding sequence ATGCTATTGCCACAGTCCGACGGTGTGAATCGTTTAGGAATTTTTTTCTTTTATGATGGCCAAGGCGTGGTAGACGATTACGTGTCTACCTTACTTGCGGGTTTTCAGCCATTTTTTTCAGACCTTACTGTGGTAGTGAACGGAAAACTCAATGCTGAGGGACGGTCTAAGTTTAGGCAGTTCACGGATAAGATTATTGTGCGTGAAAATAAGGGTTTAGATGTTTGGGCTTATAAGACCGCTCTTGATAGTTATGGGTGGGATCAGCTGGCTGATTTCGATGAGATTGTGCTTTTTAATGCCACGATTATGGGGCCGGTGTATCCTTTTGAAGAAATGTTTTCCGCTATGGGAAACAAAGATCTTGATTTCTGGGGGATTACAAAATTCCATAAGGTTGATGGAGATCCTTTTGGATATAGTCCTTTCGGATACTTGCCTGAGCATATTCAGTCTCATTTCCATGCATATAGGAAATCACTGCATACGTCTGAGGCTTTCAAAACCTATTGGGATAACTTGCCAGAGATCAAAGACTACACGCAGTCAGTCGGGATGCACGAATCATTATTTACCAAGCGTTTTGCTGACCTTGGTTTTAGGTGGGATGTGTATGTAGATACCTCAGATATGGAAGGCTTCTCTTATGGTCCTGTTACTTTTGCGGCTAAAGAGTTGGTAGAGAAAAAGCGTATGCCTATTTTTAAGCGTCGTTCTTTCTTCCATCATTATGCGGATACGATGACGCAGTCTGTGGGTACGGCTGCGTTGGATTTGTTTGAATTTTTGCGTGATTATACGGATTTTGATACTGATCTTATTTGGCAAAATGCGTTGCGTACGATGAATATGGCGGATTTGCAGAAGAATTTGCATTTGGATTTTGTGCTTCCAGATCAGCTTTCTGCGCCTTTGCCTGAGGGTAAGAAATATGCGTTGGTTATGCATTTGTATTACCCAGATTTGATAGATCAGACCTTGAGTTATGCGTATGCCATGCCTGAAGGGTCGGATCTTATCTTAACTGTGGGCTCTCAGGAGTTGATTGATTTGCTTGCTGAGAAGACTAAGGGTATGCCGTATAACGTGGATATTCGTCGTATTGAAAATCGTGGTCGCGATGTTTCTGCTTTTCTTGTTGGAGGTGGAAAAGATTTAATGGGCTACGATTATGTGGCGTTCATGCATGATAAGAAAGTAACACAGCTCGCTCCGAGGTCTAAGGGTGATGGTTTCCGTGTTAAGTGTTTTGAAAATATGTTGGCGTCGAAGGCTTATGTGTCTCAGGTGATTCATTTGTTTGAGTCTAATCCTCGCCTGGGTATGGCCATGCCAACAGGACCAAACCATGCTGAGTATTTCCCTGGATTTACTTTCAATTGGGGGCCAAATTTCGAAGGAACAAAAAAGTTTATTGAAGAAACTTTGTCCTTGCAAGTGCCATTAGACGAAACTAAAGAGGTTGTTGCTCCTTTGGGTACGATGTTTTGGTTTAGACCGCAAGCGTTGCATGGTTTGCTCGATCGTGATTGGGAGTATAAAGATTTTCCACCAGAGCCTAACGGGATTGATGGTACGTTATTGCATTTTATTGAGCGTGCATATGGTTATGTACCTCAAGCCAATGGTTTCTTCACTGCCTATATTTTCTCTCAACGTTTCGCACGCGTAGAGATGACAAACCTCGAATACGAAGTACGAGAATTAACAAGGGCAATTTCGAGTCCATGGATTCGACCTGATTTGCAGCAAACGACACAGGCTGTTTATGGTGGTA